In Cloacibacterium caeni, a single window of DNA contains:
- a CDS encoding FtsK/SpoIIIE family DNA translocase: MAKLASNNRQEVEESKTLSKPRIFFGLLFLFLSVVFALSFASYLLNWKANQSQTGAMLDKSIKSSNIFGKVGDWLGNIFIFDSIGIAAFIVAFLMMVLGFQILKKNYFKIWKTLSHSLFFLCWLPILMGAITKGNGTLSGVFGNEIQEYLASIIGDFGLWMTLLAAIILYFVLEFNLRPSSIKNQIDSIKDKFAPDYDADEDFEADKELKEEPHFENLKVTSEVEAPKTETFETIKTPNQTGFEAPPVVAETPINIPVKKDLEPTGFSFQKEEKPADNIAFSIEEVKEDLDDSEIKAKDLVDKHGLYDHKLDLANFQMPKIELLREYGNEEIAINKDELEENKNKIVGLLKNFNVGIAEIKATIGPTVTLYEIVPEAGIRVAAIKKLQDDIALNLSALGIRIIAPMPGKGTIGIEVPRKNPSMVSMRSVISSPKFQNADMDLPVVFGKTISNEVFVADLAKMPHLLMAGATGQGKSVGINAILTSLLYKKHPSELKFVMVDPKKVELSLYSKIERHYLAKLPDGEDAIITDTHKVINTLNSLCIEMDTRYDLLKNAFCKNIKEYNKKFTERKLNPENGHRYMPYIVLVVDEFADLIMTAGKEVELPIARLAQLARAVGIHLIVATQRPSVNVITGMIKANFPARAAFRVISSVDSRTILDSTGAEQLIGKGDMLYFNGNDLLRLQCAFVDTPEVEKIAEYIGEQKGYASAFMLPEYSGEETTSTVGSFDPNEKDQLFEEAARIIVSTQQGSTSMLQRQLKLGYNRAGRIMDQLEAAGIVGGFNGAKAREVMISDLNSLESFLEELRK, translated from the coding sequence ATGGCAAAATTAGCATCTAACAATAGACAAGAGGTAGAAGAAAGCAAAACGCTCTCTAAACCCAGAATTTTTTTCGGACTTTTATTTTTGTTTTTATCGGTAGTTTTTGCGTTATCCTTCGCATCTTATTTACTGAACTGGAAGGCTAACCAAAGTCAGACCGGCGCAATGTTGGATAAAAGCATTAAATCTTCTAATATTTTTGGAAAAGTGGGAGATTGGCTCGGGAATATTTTTATATTCGACAGTATCGGGATTGCTGCTTTCATTGTGGCTTTTTTGATGATGGTTTTAGGTTTCCAAATCTTGAAGAAAAACTATTTTAAAATCTGGAAAACCCTTTCTCACTCTCTCTTTTTTCTTTGTTGGCTTCCTATTCTTATGGGCGCCATCACCAAAGGAAACGGAACATTAAGTGGCGTTTTCGGGAATGAAATTCAAGAATATTTGGCTTCTATTATTGGTGATTTCGGATTATGGATGACGCTTTTAGCGGCGATTATCTTGTATTTTGTTTTGGAATTTAATCTAAGACCGAGTTCTATTAAAAATCAAATCGATTCTATTAAAGATAAATTTGCCCCAGATTATGATGCAGATGAAGATTTCGAAGCAGACAAAGAACTGAAAGAAGAACCTCATTTTGAAAATCTAAAAGTCACTTCGGAAGTTGAAGCTCCTAAAACAGAAACTTTTGAAACCATTAAAACGCCTAATCAGACAGGTTTTGAAGCGCCGCCAGTTGTAGCTGAAACTCCCATCAATATTCCAGTTAAAAAAGATTTAGAGCCTACAGGTTTTAGTTTTCAAAAAGAAGAAAAACCTGCAGACAATATTGCTTTCAGTATTGAAGAAGTAAAGGAAGATTTAGACGATTCTGAAATAAAAGCAAAAGATTTGGTAGACAAACACGGTTTGTATGACCATAAATTGGATTTGGCAAATTTCCAAATGCCAAAAATTGAACTTTTAAGAGAATATGGCAACGAAGAAATCGCCATCAATAAAGACGAACTCGAAGAAAATAAAAATAAAATCGTTGGCTTGCTGAAAAACTTCAACGTAGGTATTGCAGAAATTAAAGCAACCATCGGTCCTACTGTTACACTTTACGAAATTGTTCCAGAAGCGGGAATCAGAGTAGCAGCCATCAAAAAATTACAAGATGACATCGCCTTGAATTTATCTGCTCTAGGCATTAGAATTATCGCACCGATGCCAGGAAAGGGAACGATAGGAATAGAAGTTCCACGCAAAAATCCTTCGATGGTTTCTATGCGAAGTGTTATTTCTTCTCCAAAATTCCAAAATGCAGATATGGATTTGCCAGTAGTTTTCGGGAAAACGATTTCTAACGAAGTTTTTGTGGCAGATTTAGCCAAAATGCCTCACTTATTGATGGCTGGAGCAACTGGACAGGGAAAATCTGTTGGGATTAATGCCATTCTTACTTCACTGCTTTACAAAAAACATCCTAGTGAATTGAAATTTGTAATGGTAGACCCTAAAAAAGTAGAACTTTCATTGTATTCAAAAATTGAAAGACATTATTTGGCAAAACTTCCAGATGGTGAAGACGCCATTATTACGGATACGCATAAAGTGATTAACACGTTGAACTCTCTTTGTATAGAGATGGATACGCGTTATGATTTGCTGAAAAATGCTTTTTGTAAAAATATTAAGGAATACAATAAGAAATTCACAGAACGCAAACTTAATCCTGAAAACGGTCACCGTTACATGCCTTACATCGTTCTTGTGGTAGACGAATTTGCAGACCTTATCATGACGGCAGGAAAAGAAGTAGAACTCCCAATTGCCAGATTAGCTCAATTGGCAAGAGCAGTAGGAATTCACTTGATTGTAGCGACTCAAAGACCGTCTGTAAACGTCATTACAGGGATGATTAAAGCCAATTTCCCAGCGAGAGCAGCGTTTAGAGTAATTTCTTCTGTGGATTCCAGAACGATTTTAGATTCTACTGGCGCAGAACAATTGATTGGAAAAGGTGATATGCTTTACTTCAACGGAAATGACTTATTGAGATTGCAATGTGCATTTGTAGACACTCCAGAAGTGGAAAAAATTGCAGAATACATTGGCGAACAAAAAGGTTACGCCTCTGCATTTATGTTACCAGAATATTCAGGGGAAGAAACCACTTCTACAGTTGGAAGTTTTGACCCGAATGAAAAAGACCAACTCTTCGAAGAAGCAGCTAGAATTATTGTTTCTACACAACAAGGTTCCACTTCTATGCTTCAAAGACAATTAAAATTGGGCTACAACAGAGCCGGAAGAATTATGGACCAATTAGAAGCTGCAGGAATTGTAGGCGGTTTCAATGGTGCTAAAGCAAGAGAAGTCATGATTTCTGATTTAAATTCTTTGGAAAGTTTCTTGGAAGAATTGAGGAAGTAG
- the ccsB gene encoding c-type cytochrome biogenesis protein CcsB, translated as MKKLINILISTRTMAVLLFVYAFAMAYATFVENDYGTPTAKALIYEAKWFEVVMILLIINFIGNINRYRLWRREKWPLLVFHLAFVFIFIGGAITRYISYEGQMHIREGETSNEIITDKNFFKIQIERGGDRLSYAEIPYMMASQEPLIAKIIPHRFKAKYDFHGELVQVEQLEYIQRKKDSLVVSDSGKEYLHLVSTNDNGREDIYLGSGDVKSINGFLVSFNKGIEGAVEFKQENGNLFIKTPVEANYMTMATQATGVTKKDEFQPLALRSLYTIENLKLVVPEPLKKGNLIAYSGDKKRDQNVPDMLKVLVKGPKTEQTIDLSVEKGNPNAFKQMTIDGLNIILGFGPKVYQTPFALKLDDFVMETYPGSDSPSAYESHVQIVDEGKQTPYKIYMNHVLNHKGYRFFQASFDPDRQGTVLSVNHDFWGTLVTYIGYAFLFLGLFVALFWKGTHFWKLNQSLKDMAKKKVAIFLLLFSMVGLNAQEHQHKEGEVHAEAAPTAQPQSVPQQMVHAEISKEHADKFGYLLVQGFDGRIEPMNTQALDVLRKLAKKEKWGELNANQWFLSININPMAWMNDKIIKIGTKGGEELKKKTKANEDGYTSMMNLFVTDAMGMPKFILEEDFNTAFRKKPAEQSNYDKEVISVNERVQVFYGLLSGQYFRVVPIQNDPNHTWNSWLDAEQKADPQAQNVIAPYFISVVDASRNGDWTKADEALTKILEYQKTWGKNVLPDESKVSLEVFMNKANLNFWLLIFYTIIGGLLIVLGFIELFKPNKTLHKAIKFIIYIGVVGYFLHFLGLIGRWYISGHAPWSNGYEAIVFISWVGISAGLMLYRNANALIPAAGFMVAVIMMGFAHGGSQLDPQITPLVPVLKSYWLIIHVAIITSSYGFFALSMIIAVISLFFYIISSKNTFDKHDHSTIKELTIVSEMSLTIGLFALTVGNFLGGIWANESWGRYWSWDPKETWAFISIIVYAFVLHMRLVPGLRGRYAFHLMTMFAFCSMVMTYFGVNYYLSGLHSYAAGDPIPVPAWVYISIGVMTALGLGAYYKYKKLSSSK; from the coding sequence ATGAAAAAACTGATTAATATTCTGATTTCTACGAGAACAATGGCTGTTTTATTGTTCGTTTATGCTTTTGCAATGGCTTATGCTACTTTTGTAGAAAACGATTACGGAACACCTACTGCCAAAGCTTTAATCTATGAAGCAAAATGGTTCGAAGTAGTAATGATTTTACTTATTATTAACTTTATTGGTAATATTAATAGATACAGACTTTGGAGAAGAGAAAAATGGCCGTTATTGGTGTTTCACTTGGCTTTTGTCTTTATTTTTATTGGGGGTGCAATCACCCGTTACATCAGTTACGAAGGGCAAATGCACATCAGAGAAGGAGAAACTTCTAATGAAATTATTACTGATAAAAATTTCTTTAAAATTCAAATCGAAAGAGGTGGCGACCGTTTAAGTTATGCCGAAATTCCTTATATGATGGCTTCTCAAGAACCACTCATTGCGAAAATTATTCCACACAGATTTAAGGCAAAGTACGATTTCCATGGGGAACTTGTTCAAGTAGAACAGTTAGAATATATTCAGAGAAAAAAAGACAGTTTAGTTGTTAGCGATTCAGGTAAAGAATATCTTCACTTGGTTTCAACCAATGATAATGGAAGAGAAGATATTTATTTGGGTTCTGGTGATGTAAAAAGCATCAATGGATTCTTAGTTTCTTTCAACAAAGGAATAGAAGGAGCTGTAGAATTCAAACAGGAAAACGGGAATCTATTTATCAAAACACCTGTTGAAGCCAATTATATGACCATGGCAACTCAAGCGACTGGTGTGACTAAAAAAGATGAATTCCAACCATTGGCTTTGAGAAGTCTTTATACCATAGAAAATTTAAAATTGGTAGTTCCAGAACCATTGAAAAAAGGAAACCTAATTGCGTATTCTGGAGATAAAAAAAGAGACCAAAATGTTCCTGATATGTTAAAAGTTTTGGTGAAAGGTCCTAAAACAGAACAAACCATCGATTTGTCAGTAGAAAAAGGAAATCCTAACGCATTTAAACAAATGACAATTGACGGATTAAACATTATTCTTGGGTTCGGTCCGAAAGTGTATCAAACTCCATTTGCTTTGAAATTAGATGATTTCGTGATGGAAACTTACCCAGGAAGTGATTCTCCATCAGCGTATGAATCTCACGTTCAAATTGTAGACGAAGGCAAACAAACGCCTTATAAAATTTATATGAACCACGTTTTAAATCACAAAGGATACAGATTCTTCCAAGCAAGTTTTGACCCAGATAGACAAGGAACCGTATTATCGGTAAACCACGATTTCTGGGGAACTTTGGTAACATATATTGGCTATGCATTCTTATTTTTAGGATTATTTGTAGCACTTTTCTGGAAAGGAACACACTTCTGGAAACTGAACCAATCTTTAAAAGATATGGCGAAAAAGAAAGTAGCAATTTTCCTTTTATTGTTCTCAATGGTGGGGTTAAATGCTCAAGAGCATCAACATAAAGAAGGAGAAGTTCATGCTGAAGCTGCGCCAACTGCTCAACCGCAAAGTGTTCCTCAACAAATGGTTCACGCCGAAATTTCCAAAGAACATGCCGATAAATTCGGGTATCTTCTCGTGCAAGGTTTCGACGGAAGAATTGAACCGATGAATACTCAAGCATTAGATGTTTTGAGAAAATTAGCCAAAAAAGAAAAATGGGGAGAGCTCAATGCGAACCAGTGGTTCTTGTCAATTAACATCAATCCGATGGCTTGGATGAATGATAAAATCATCAAAATCGGAACAAAAGGTGGCGAAGAATTGAAGAAAAAAACCAAAGCCAACGAAGATGGCTATACTTCTATGATGAATCTTTTCGTAACCGATGCGATGGGAATGCCAAAATTCATTTTAGAAGAGGATTTCAATACGGCTTTTAGAAAAAAACCTGCAGAACAAAGCAATTATGATAAGGAAGTTATTTCTGTAAACGAAAGAGTGCAAGTATTTTACGGATTGCTTTCTGGACAATATTTTAGAGTAGTTCCTATTCAAAACGATCCTAATCATACTTGGAACTCTTGGCTAGATGCAGAACAAAAAGCAGATCCACAAGCACAAAACGTTATTGCGCCTTATTTCATCAGCGTAGTAGATGCTTCTAGAAACGGAGATTGGACAAAAGCAGACGAAGCGCTAACAAAAATTCTAGAATATCAAAAAACTTGGGGTAAAAATGTACTTCCTGATGAGAGCAAAGTGAGTCTAGAAGTGTTTATGAACAAAGCAAATCTTAACTTTTGGTTATTGATTTTTTATACCATCATTGGAGGTTTATTAATCGTTTTAGGATTTATTGAACTTTTCAAACCGAATAAAACTTTACACAAGGCCATCAAATTCATCATTTACATAGGAGTAGTAGGATATTTCCTTCACTTCTTAGGATTAATCGGAAGATGGTACATTTCTGGTCACGCTCCTTGGAGTAATGGTTACGAAGCCATTGTATTTATTTCTTGGGTGGGAATTTCAGCAGGTTTAATGCTGTACAGAAATGCCAATGCACTCATTCCAGCTGCAGGATTTATGGTGGCGGTAATCATGATGGGATTTGCGCATGGTGGTTCTCAATTAGATCCTCAAATCACACCATTAGTACCAGTATTGAAATCGTATTGGTTAATTATTCACGTTGCGATTATTACCAGCAGTTATGGTTTCTTCGCTTTGTCAATGATTATTGCAGTGATTTCATTGTTTTTCTATATCATTTCAAGTAAAAATACATTTGATAAGCACGACCATTCTACGATTAAAGAATTAACCATCGTTTCAGAAATGTCCTTAACCATTGGATTATTTGCATTAACCGTTGGGAATTTCTTAGGTGGAATTTGGGCGAATGAATCATGGGGTAGATATTGGAGCTGGGACCCGAAAGAAACTTGGGCGTTCATTTCTATCATTGTTTATGCATTTGTACTCCACATGAGATTGGTTCCAGGTTTGAGAGGAAGATATGCCTTCCACTTAATGACCATGTTCGCATTCTGTAGTATGGTAATGACTTATTTTGGAGTAAATTATTACCTTTCAGGACTGCATTCTTATGCAGCAGGAGATCCTATTCCTGTTCCAGCTTGGGTGTACATCAGTATTGGAGTAATGACGGCATTAGGTTTAGGTGCTTATTACAAGTACAAAAAACTAAGTTCTTCTAAATAA
- a CDS encoding amylosucrase yields MQQAYKLSRLYALLDKNRTPDSCFHIRLGSNFPIILDLFERLYSTHPYKKEAFENLIEILINRHLERSEEQKKLDLHRSKNPNWYSSNEIVGMMLYTERFNQNFKGLEEKIPYFKKLGINTLHLMPFLDVPEPENDGGYAVRNYRETNPKLGSMEDFENLAKNLHQNGMNVIMDFVLNHCADTHQWAIKAKNGDEKYKEYFYFFKDRTIPDALEKTMLEIFPDTAPGNFTWLEEQKEWVMTLFHHYQWDLNYKNPRVLVEMIDNMLFLANKGVDIFRLDAVAYMWKDIGRFNQNLPEVHTLLQIFKMCGQVVAPGIAYIAEAIVAPEEIVKYFGEAEAEGNECDIAYNATFMALSWEAIASGNTDLLRKSMYSVPKKPMNTTWINYARCHDDIGLGFEDKLIQELGKNPLMHRLYMLRYYCDEQGTFGRGKRFMQEPNGNARLSGSMASLCGLEKALEEKNDFQIHLAQKRIHLQHAIILSLGGIPMIYSGDEIASTNFYYYLNESDKKHDNRWLHRPMMNWDIAENLEKYPIQKSVFENLKKMISLRKEIPAFADNNDLEFIDSGNSHLLVFKKTDKKGEHVWVICNFSEYETTFPSWFIGLNKKVKNLLTDEQFSLQYQNFIGRYDVLWLTLST; encoded by the coding sequence ATGCAACAAGCCTATAAACTTTCAAGATTATATGCTCTACTAGATAAAAACAGAACTCCAGATTCTTGTTTTCACATAAGACTTGGTTCTAACTTTCCTATTATTTTAGATTTATTTGAGAGACTTTATTCTACTCATCCCTATAAAAAGGAAGCATTTGAGAATCTTATCGAAATTTTAATCAATAGACATCTAGAGCGTTCTGAAGAACAAAAAAAACTAGACCTGCATCGTTCAAAAAATCCAAACTGGTATTCATCTAATGAAATTGTAGGAATGATGCTCTATACCGAAAGATTTAACCAAAATTTTAAAGGATTAGAAGAAAAAATTCCTTATTTTAAAAAATTAGGGATTAATACCCTTCATTTAATGCCATTTTTAGACGTTCCAGAACCCGAAAATGATGGAGGTTATGCTGTGAGAAATTATAGGGAAACCAATCCTAAATTAGGAAGCATGGAAGATTTCGAAAATCTAGCCAAAAACCTTCACCAGAACGGAATGAATGTGATTATGGATTTTGTGCTAAATCACTGTGCAGACACTCATCAATGGGCAATAAAAGCTAAAAACGGAGACGAAAAATATAAAGAATATTTCTATTTTTTTAAAGACAGAACAATTCCTGATGCATTAGAAAAAACCATGCTCGAAATTTTTCCAGACACAGCTCCCGGAAATTTCACTTGGTTAGAAGAGCAAAAAGAATGGGTAATGACGCTTTTTCATCACTATCAATGGGATTTAAATTATAAAAACCCTAGAGTTCTAGTAGAAATGATAGACAACATGCTGTTTTTAGCAAATAAAGGTGTAGATATATTTCGTCTAGATGCAGTAGCGTATATGTGGAAAGACATTGGAAGATTTAACCAAAACTTGCCAGAAGTTCACACTCTTTTACAAATTTTTAAAATGTGCGGACAAGTTGTAGCTCCAGGAATTGCTTATATTGCAGAAGCCATCGTAGCGCCAGAAGAAATTGTAAAATATTTTGGAGAAGCTGAAGCAGAAGGTAATGAATGTGATATCGCTTATAATGCTACTTTCATGGCATTAAGTTGGGAAGCTATAGCTTCTGGAAACACTGATTTACTGAGAAAATCAATGTACTCTGTTCCCAAGAAACCTATGAATACCACTTGGATTAATTATGCTCGCTGTCATGATGACATAGGCTTAGGATTTGAGGATAAACTCATTCAGGAATTAGGTAAAAACCCGTTAATGCACAGATTATATATGTTAAGATATTACTGTGACGAACAAGGAACATTCGGAAGAGGAAAGCGTTTTATGCAAGAACCCAACGGAAACGCAAGGCTTTCTGGTTCTATGGCTAGTTTATGTGGTCTAGAGAAAGCTCTAGAAGAAAAAAATGATTTTCAAATCCATTTAGCTCAGAAAAGAATTCATCTTCAGCATGCTATTATTTTAAGTTTAGGAGGGATTCCTATGATCTATAGTGGAGACGAAATTGCTTCTACCAATTTCTACTATTATTTAAATGAAAGTGATAAAAAACACGATAACCGATGGCTTCATCGCCCTATGATGAATTGGGACATAGCCGAAAACCTAGAGAAGTATCCTATTCAAAAATCAGTTTTTGAAAATTTAAAAAAAATGATTTCTTTGAGGAAAGAAATTCCTGCTTTTGCAGACAATAATGATTTAGAATTTATAGACAGTGGAAACAGTCATCTTTTAGTATTTAAAAAAACAGATAAAAAAGGAGAACACGTTTGGGTAATTTGTAATTTTTCTGAATACGAAACCACATTCCCTAGCTGGTTTATTGGTTTAAACAAAAAGGTAAAAAATTTACTTACAGATGAACAGTTCTCCCTGCAGTATCAAAACTTCATAGGAAGATATGATGTACTATGGCTTACATTATCAACTTAA
- a CDS encoding carbohydrate kinase family protein gives MKTLFCIGELLIDWISTDIDSSLVDSVNFIKKAGGAPGNAAISCNRLGGKSAFAGKVGNDAFGLFLKETLDQENVDTTNLILANEYTTFAYVSIKKGGERDFIFMRGADALLRKEEINLPSENAVFHFGSATGFLGGDLSETYFKALDYALEKKFFISFDPNFREALWPNPEKFIEFSKDFISKSDLIKLSEEEALLISGKKDLQEAIATFKLKKNAIVCVTLGKNGTLLYFQEKLEIVPSISVEAIDTTGAGDAFIGAVLKQVCDKTPESYNEIKNYVSFANKVAAISTTKLGAIEALPTLEQILKY, from the coding sequence ATGAAAACCCTTTTCTGCATCGGCGAGCTTCTTATAGACTGGATTTCTACAGACATTGATTCTTCTTTAGTAGATTCTGTAAACTTTATAAAAAAAGCTGGAGGAGCACCTGGAAACGCCGCCATTTCTTGTAATAGATTAGGAGGGAAATCTGCATTTGCAGGAAAAGTAGGAAATGATGCTTTTGGATTATTTCTAAAAGAAACTCTAGACCAAGAAAATGTAGATACCACCAATCTGATTTTAGCAAATGAATACACTACTTTTGCCTATGTAAGCATCAAAAAAGGCGGCGAAAGAGACTTTATTTTTATGCGCGGTGCAGATGCTCTATTAAGAAAAGAAGAAATAAACCTGCCCTCAGAAAATGCTGTTTTTCATTTTGGTTCAGCAACAGGTTTTTTGGGTGGAGATTTATCTGAAACATACTTTAAAGCACTAGATTATGCCTTAGAAAAAAAATTTTTCATCAGTTTTGATCCTAATTTCCGAGAAGCACTTTGGCCCAATCCTGAAAAATTTATAGAGTTTTCTAAAGATTTCATTTCAAAATCAGATTTAATCAAACTTTCAGAAGAAGAAGCTCTACTCATTTCAGGAAAAAAGGATTTACAAGAAGCCATCGCCACTTTTAAACTAAAGAAAAACGCAATTGTGTGTGTTACTCTTGGCAAAAACGGGACACTCCTCTACTTCCAAGAAAAATTAGAAATTGTACCAAGTATTTCAGTAGAAGCCATTGATACCACAGGAGCTGGAGACGCCTTTATAGGAGCAGTATTAAAGCAAGTTTGTGACAAAACGCCAGAAAGTTATAATGAAATCAAAAACTATGTGAGTTTTGCCAATAAAGTAGCTGCAATTTCTACTACGAAATTAGGTGCAATAGAAGCACTTCCTACATTAGAACAAATATTAAAATATTAA
- a CDS encoding MFS transporter, whose translation MLKKINPQLNFWQIFNMNVGFFGIQYSFGLQQTAINPIYSFLGAHAEQLPILNLAGPVTGLVIQPLIGAISDKTWSPKWGRRKPFFMIGALFCSLALFAFPFSKELWMAAGLLWILDAANNTAMEPYRAFIGDKLPESQQTFGFQMQSLFVGAGITLANLSLFFFQKYFGGGSETGIPTWVYYSFFIGAFCSIASVGWSVYKTPENPPTEEELAKLKIEKEHSNFFTPFIEIANAIKDMPKILWQLALVYLFQWYALFIYWQFLTPMLKKTLFGLTEADETKSSKILELAQKGNHIISTDLSWATQISELVQKAVGQTGLMNGTYNIVTMITALMLVPLAMKFSTKKVHVAALFGTAIALFMLPFIKNEYFILFPMILFGIGWAAIMGLPYSMVSPDIPSEKRGVYMGIINMMIVIPMLLQTISFGFIYKNLLGSNPVNAILLAGVLFVLASISVTFMKVKKVN comes from the coding sequence ATGTTAAAAAAAATTAACCCTCAACTAAATTTTTGGCAAATATTCAACATGAATGTTGGCTTTTTTGGCATACAATATAGTTTTGGATTACAGCAAACTGCCATTAATCCTATTTATTCTTTTTTAGGAGCTCATGCAGAACAATTACCTATTCTCAATTTGGCTGGTCCTGTTACAGGATTAGTAATTCAACCCTTAATTGGTGCTATTTCAGATAAAACTTGGTCTCCAAAATGGGGAAGAAGAAAACCTTTCTTCATGATAGGAGCTTTATTTTGTAGTCTTGCCTTATTTGCTTTCCCTTTCAGTAAAGAACTTTGGATGGCTGCAGGTTTATTGTGGATTTTAGATGCTGCAAACAATACTGCAATGGAACCTTACCGTGCTTTTATTGGCGATAAACTTCCTGAAAGCCAACAGACCTTTGGTTTTCAAATGCAGAGTTTATTTGTAGGAGCAGGAATTACTTTAGCCAATTTATCTCTTTTCTTTTTCCAAAAATATTTTGGAGGAGGTTCAGAAACGGGAATTCCAACTTGGGTGTATTATTCGTTTTTTATTGGGGCGTTTTGTTCTATCGCTTCTGTTGGTTGGTCGGTTTATAAAACTCCCGAAAATCCTCCTACAGAAGAAGAATTGGCAAAATTAAAAATAGAAAAAGAACACAGCAATTTCTTTACACCTTTTATAGAAATTGCAAATGCAATAAAAGACATGCCGAAAATTCTTTGGCAATTGGCTTTGGTGTATTTATTTCAATGGTATGCTTTGTTTATCTATTGGCAATTTCTTACGCCAATGCTCAAAAAAACATTATTTGGACTTACAGAAGCAGATGAAACCAAATCTTCAAAAATTTTAGAATTAGCACAAAAAGGAAATCATATAATTTCAACAGATTTATCTTGGGCAACACAAATTTCTGAATTGGTTCAAAAAGCAGTCGGACAAACTGGACTTATGAATGGAACTTACAACATTGTTACCATGATTACTGCATTAATGCTGGTTCCGTTAGCAATGAAATTTTCCACTAAAAAAGTTCACGTTGCTGCTTTATTCGGAACTGCGATTGCTTTATTCATGCTTCCTTTCATTAAAAATGAATATTTTATTCTTTTCCCGATGATACTTTTCGGAATTGGTTGGGCTGCAATTATGGGATTGCCTTATTCTATGGTTTCGCCAGATATTCCTTCAGAAAAACGTGGCGTTTATATGGGAATTATCAATATGATGATTGTAATTCCGATGCTTTTACAAACCATTTCATTCGGATTTATTTATAAAAATTTATTGGGAAGCAATCCTGTTAATGCGATACTTTTGGCTGGAGTTTTATTTGTTTTGGCAAGTATTTCTGTTACTTTTATGAAAGTGAAGAAAGTGAATTAA